From Nocardioides daedukensis, the proteins below share one genomic window:
- a CDS encoding TetR/AcrR family transcriptional regulator, with protein sequence MDASPTPVVRRGRPPRGTSTLSRTAVVEATLRVSDADGIAAVSMRSVARELGVDPKSLYNHVHDKEDLLDAIAEHVLGGLDFPPATGDLATDLRAIAHGFRERALLHPEAAYLVLTRPLGSLEALAPVEAVLGVLHRAGFAAPESVHLLRSLLATVVGTLLREVSAGPTYGSADEAVVADRQAVLGSSGLPSVAAAAADLARFDREQEFSFTVDLAIEAVANRVPTQR encoded by the coding sequence ATGGACGCCTCCCCCACTCCCGTCGTACGCCGTGGGCGGCCACCGCGTGGCACCAGCACGCTGTCCCGCACCGCAGTGGTGGAGGCGACGTTGAGGGTCAGCGACGCCGACGGGATCGCGGCAGTCAGCATGCGCTCGGTGGCGCGCGAGCTCGGTGTGGATCCGAAGAGCCTCTACAACCACGTCCACGACAAGGAGGACCTGCTCGACGCGATCGCCGAGCACGTCCTCGGTGGGCTCGACTTCCCGCCCGCAACCGGTGACCTCGCCACCGACCTGCGTGCCATCGCACATGGTTTCCGCGAACGCGCGCTGCTCCACCCCGAGGCGGCCTACCTGGTGCTGACCCGACCGCTCGGCTCGCTCGAGGCGCTCGCCCCGGTGGAGGCGGTGCTCGGTGTGCTGCACCGGGCAGGTTTCGCCGCACCGGAGTCGGTACACCTGCTGCGCTCACTGCTCGCGACAGTGGTCGGCACGCTGCTCCGCGAGGTCTCGGCCGGCCCGACGTACGGCTCCGCGGATGAAGCGGTGGTCGCGGATCGTCAAGCAGTGTTGGGGTCCAGTGGCCTTCCGTCCGTCGCTGCGGCCGCTGCCGACCTGGCCCGATTCGACCGGGAGCAGGAGTTCTCGTTCACCGTCGACCTCGCCATCGAGGCCGTGGCGAATCGCGTGCCCACCCAGCGTTAG
- a CDS encoding ester cyclase, with protein MSETGSRFVLPSEEVLRAREKLVLDHFHDEVAHDWDATLSTFPHPHYELIPLMKVHDGDSAVRDYYRDTRVAFPDQDHEIIAFRHSVDAVIVEFWLLGTHLGPLGKIPPTGSKHRTRMNAYFVFDEEENLVAERIYFDQLTILKQLIAVLDKKNPRDLLTLGRAVLGLLAMAGEEPDARLMETTEPEFLRS; from the coding sequence ATGTCTGAGACCGGTTCCCGTTTCGTCCTGCCCTCCGAAGAGGTCCTCCGTGCCCGCGAGAAGCTGGTGCTGGACCACTTCCATGACGAGGTCGCCCATGACTGGGACGCGACCCTGTCGACGTTCCCGCACCCGCACTACGAGCTGATCCCGTTGATGAAGGTGCACGACGGTGACAGTGCTGTGCGCGACTACTACCGCGACACCCGAGTCGCGTTCCCTGATCAGGACCACGAGATCATCGCGTTCCGGCACAGCGTCGACGCCGTGATCGTGGAGTTCTGGCTGCTCGGCACGCACCTGGGACCCCTCGGGAAGATCCCGCCGACCGGGTCGAAGCACCGCACCCGGATGAATGCCTACTTCGTCTTCGACGAGGAAGAGAACCTCGTCGCCGAGCGGATCTACTTCGACCAGCTCACCATCCTCAAGCAGCTGATCGCCGTTCTGGACAAGAAGAACCCCCGAGACTTGCTCACCCTCGGTCGCGCGGTCCTTGGCCTGCTGGCGATGGCCGGCGAGGAGCCGGACGCGCGCCTAATGGAAACCACCGAGCCGGAGTTCCTGCGCAGCTGA
- a CDS encoding GNAT family N-acetyltransferase codes for MQFTVTRGGADSELDERLDAGLTNFNRATTPGIADAEEFTVKVTDAEGELAAGVSGWTWGTAAGIGLTWVRDDVRRDGWGARLLDAAEEIARERGCVQMLVSSFTFQAPGFYEVHGYVEFARTEGIPTEGSADVHFRKSL; via the coding sequence ATGCAGTTCACCGTGACCCGTGGCGGAGCCGACTCCGAGCTCGATGAGCGCCTCGATGCGGGGCTGACCAACTTCAACCGCGCGACCACGCCGGGGATCGCCGATGCCGAGGAGTTCACCGTCAAGGTGACCGACGCCGAGGGGGAGCTGGCTGCCGGCGTCAGCGGCTGGACCTGGGGGACCGCAGCCGGGATCGGGCTGACCTGGGTGCGCGACGACGTACGGCGTGACGGCTGGGGCGCCCGACTGTTGGATGCCGCCGAGGAGATCGCTCGCGAGCGTGGCTGTGTGCAGATGCTGGTTTCCTCGTTCACGTTCCAGGCGCCCGGGTTCTATGAGGTGCATGGGTACGTCGAGTTCGCGCGTACCGAGGGCATCCCCACCGAGGGCTCGGCAGACGTGCACTTCCGCAAGAGCCTGTAG
- a CDS encoding HNH endonuclease signature motif containing protein — translation MTTTSFADELLTRLDEVLADFCEMSLPILSDDDLEALLTRTTTFGNRLTHATGRVATEATTRELSDKVGARHAANWWASLTRLTPRDANRRLRLARSLARTVHEPVADALASGELHVDQAGVIVDVVDDLPSDLEPALVDKARDILLDEAQRHNADELRILGKHILETIDPERFEADEAKRLKREEDEANARARITLTNDGHGRVLGRFSLPAVQGELLRNQLLALADPRRTLPGAPSGDDSAAPRDGSSITPERMGHAFMELIEMFPADKLPSHAASSVALMITIDISQLLKEHGFATLANGQRISAGEARRLACRSGLLPAVLDGRSEILDFGRQRRLFSTAQFRALALRDKGCTAKGCGMPPSVCHAHHDDPWSHGGPTDLARGRLLCPHHHRLIHHQGYRHSIEPDNTVTFRRLT, via the coding sequence ATGACAACCACATCCTTCGCAGACGAGTTGCTGACTCGTCTGGACGAGGTGCTCGCTGACTTCTGCGAGATGTCACTGCCGATCCTGTCCGACGACGACCTCGAGGCGTTGCTCACCCGGACAACCACCTTCGGAAACCGGCTCACGCACGCCACCGGCAGGGTTGCCACCGAGGCCACCACGCGCGAGCTGAGTGACAAGGTCGGCGCCCGACACGCGGCCAACTGGTGGGCCAGCCTGACGCGGCTCACACCCCGGGACGCCAACCGTCGCCTGAGATTGGCCCGCTCCCTCGCGCGGACGGTCCACGAGCCGGTGGCCGATGCCCTTGCCAGTGGAGAGCTCCATGTCGACCAGGCAGGCGTGATCGTCGATGTGGTCGACGACCTGCCCAGCGATCTCGAGCCCGCCCTGGTCGACAAGGCTCGCGACATCCTTCTCGACGAGGCCCAGCGACACAACGCCGACGAGCTCCGCATCCTGGGCAAGCACATCCTCGAGACGATCGACCCCGAGCGGTTCGAGGCGGACGAGGCCAAGCGGCTCAAGCGTGAGGAGGACGAGGCCAACGCCAGGGCCCGGATCACGCTGACCAACGACGGGCACGGCCGGGTTCTCGGACGCTTCAGCCTTCCCGCCGTCCAGGGCGAGCTGCTCCGCAACCAGCTCCTGGCCCTGGCCGACCCGCGGCGCACGCTCCCCGGCGCTCCCTCGGGAGACGATTCCGCCGCGCCGCGCGACGGCTCCTCGATCACTCCCGAGCGGATGGGTCACGCCTTCATGGAGCTGATCGAGATGTTCCCCGCCGACAAGCTTCCGAGCCATGCCGCGAGCAGCGTGGCCCTGATGATCACCATCGACATCTCCCAGCTCCTCAAGGAGCACGGCTTCGCCACCTTGGCCAACGGCCAGCGGATCAGTGCCGGCGAGGCCCGCCGACTGGCCTGCCGCAGCGGCCTGTTGCCCGCAGTGCTCGACGGACGGAGCGAGATCCTCGACTTCGGCCGGCAACGACGACTCTTCAGCACCGCTCAGTTCCGTGCGCTGGCCTTGCGTGACAAGGGCTGCACCGCGAAGGGATGCGGCATGCCGCCCAGCGTGTGCCACGCGCACCACGACGATCCGTGGAGCCATGGCGGGCCGACAGATCTGGCCCGGGGCCGATTGCTCTGTCCGCACCATCATCGGTTGATCCACCATCAGGGTTATCGGCACAGCATCGAACCGGACAACACGGTGACGTTCCGTCGCCTCACCTGA
- a CDS encoding FitA-like ribbon-helix-helix domain-containing protein, whose translation MATVQIRNLDDDAYAVLKRRASASGRSLQEYLRITLERQAAEPTVEEAITRARVDFAWSDKPTMGDIVTSQQTGRGR comes from the coding sequence ATGGCCACTGTTCAGATTCGCAACCTCGACGACGACGCATATGCGGTGCTCAAACGACGGGCATCCGCCTCCGGACGCTCGCTGCAGGAGTACCTCCGGATCACCCTCGAGCGACAGGCCGCAGAGCCCACTGTCGAGGAGGCGATCACCCGCGCACGCGTCGACTTCGCCTGGTCCGACAAGCCCACCATGGGCGACATCGTCACCAGCCAGCAGACCGGCCGGGGCCGATGA
- a CDS encoding type II toxin-antitoxin system VapC family toxin: protein MIVLDTSVLVAALLGPAHLSDAIARRLGTERVVAPELVDIEATGLLDVLAREGTVSPEAAEHALRALATFPLERVSPAPLVARVWELRAELTAHDATFVALAESLGATLVTGDESLAKTAKTAAARCAVEVIG from the coding sequence ATGATCGTCCTCGACACCTCGGTGCTCGTTGCCGCCTTGCTCGGCCCCGCGCACCTCAGTGACGCGATCGCGCGTCGACTGGGCACCGAGCGCGTGGTGGCGCCCGAGCTGGTCGACATCGAGGCCACGGGGCTGCTCGACGTACTCGCGCGCGAGGGCACTGTGAGCCCCGAGGCGGCCGAGCATGCGCTCAGGGCGCTGGCCACCTTCCCGCTCGAGCGCGTCTCGCCTGCGCCGTTGGTGGCACGCGTCTGGGAGCTGCGAGCCGAGCTCACCGCCCACGACGCGACCTTCGTGGCGCTCGCGGAGTCGCTGGGCGCCACGCTGGTCACCGGGGACGAGAGCCTGGCCAAGACCGCCAAGACCGCCGCGGCGCGGTGCGCGGTCGAGGTGATCGGCTAG
- a CDS encoding thiamine pyrophosphate-requiring protein, translating into MGSVADQLLERLREWGVRQVFGYPGDGINGILGAFSRAEDDPRFIQSRHEEMSAFQAVGFAKMSGQVGVCLATSGPGGIHLLNGLYDAKLDHVPVVAIVGQTNRSAMGGSYQQEVDLHALFKDVAGDFVQSVTVPEQLPNVLDRAFRAALTRRAPAVVIVPNDVQELDYSAPTHDFKMVPSSLDLSPTSRALPDEQALARAADVLNAGTKVALLIGQGARGAVREVTEVADLLGAGVAKALLGKDVLPDDLPWVTGSIGLLGTRPSYELMRDCDTLLTVGSSFPYSQFLPDFDQARAVQIDLDGSMIGMRYPYEVNLVGDAASTLSALAPLLTRKEDRSWREGIEHDVRRWWDTMDAEAMVEADPVNPMRIFSEFSARAPEDSMIFADSGSAADWYARHIRMRGSMRGTLSGTLASMGPAVPYAIGAKFAHPGRPAIAFEGDGAMQMNGLMELITIKRYWPEWEDPRLVVAVLHNNDLSQVTWELRALGGTPAFVESQRLPDISYADVAHGLGLGAITVTDPNALGDAWDQALCGDRPYLIDVHCDADVPPVPPHATLEQMTAMTQALIKGDPSRWGVMKEGLKVKAQELLPHRGDQ; encoded by the coding sequence GTGGGTTCAGTGGCCGACCAACTGCTGGAACGCCTCCGCGAGTGGGGCGTGCGACAGGTCTTCGGATATCCCGGGGACGGCATCAACGGCATCCTCGGGGCGTTCTCCCGCGCCGAGGATGATCCGCGCTTCATCCAGTCACGCCACGAGGAGATGAGCGCCTTCCAGGCGGTCGGCTTCGCCAAGATGAGCGGCCAGGTGGGCGTCTGCCTGGCGACGTCCGGACCAGGCGGCATCCACCTGCTCAACGGGCTGTACGACGCGAAGCTCGACCACGTGCCCGTCGTTGCGATCGTGGGCCAGACGAACCGCTCGGCGATGGGCGGCTCCTATCAGCAAGAAGTCGACCTGCATGCACTCTTCAAGGATGTGGCCGGTGACTTCGTCCAGTCGGTCACGGTGCCCGAGCAGCTGCCCAACGTGCTGGACCGGGCCTTCCGTGCGGCGCTCACCAGGCGTGCACCGGCAGTGGTCATCGTCCCCAACGACGTGCAGGAGCTGGACTACTCCGCACCCACTCACGACTTCAAGATGGTGCCGTCGAGCCTCGACCTGAGCCCGACCTCGCGGGCGCTCCCGGACGAGCAGGCGTTGGCCCGGGCAGCCGATGTGCTCAATGCCGGAACGAAGGTCGCGCTCCTGATCGGGCAGGGTGCCCGGGGCGCGGTGCGAGAGGTCACCGAGGTCGCCGACCTGCTCGGCGCCGGCGTCGCCAAGGCGCTGCTGGGCAAAGACGTGCTGCCAGACGACCTCCCTTGGGTGACGGGCTCGATCGGCCTGCTCGGGACCCGGCCCAGCTATGAGCTGATGCGTGACTGCGACACTCTGCTCACCGTTGGCTCGAGCTTTCCCTACAGCCAGTTCCTGCCCGACTTCGATCAGGCCCGCGCGGTTCAGATCGACCTCGACGGATCGATGATCGGGATGCGCTATCCCTATGAGGTCAACCTGGTGGGAGATGCCGCGAGCACGCTGTCCGCGCTCGCCCCGCTGCTGACGCGCAAGGAGGATCGCAGCTGGCGCGAGGGCATCGAGCACGACGTACGACGCTGGTGGGACACGATGGACGCCGAGGCGATGGTCGAGGCCGATCCGGTCAACCCGATGCGCATCTTCAGCGAGTTCTCCGCGCGTGCTCCCGAGGACTCGATGATCTTCGCCGACAGCGGATCCGCCGCCGACTGGTATGCCCGCCACATCCGCATGCGCGGCTCCATGCGCGGAACCCTGTCCGGGACCTTGGCCAGCATGGGACCGGCGGTGCCCTATGCGATCGGGGCGAAGTTCGCGCATCCCGGACGCCCGGCGATCGCGTTCGAGGGCGACGGCGCGATGCAGATGAACGGGTTGATGGAGCTGATCACGATCAAGCGCTACTGGCCCGAGTGGGAGGACCCGAGGCTGGTCGTCGCCGTGCTGCACAACAACGACCTCAGCCAGGTGACCTGGGAGCTGCGCGCCCTCGGTGGCACGCCGGCATTCGTCGAGTCGCAGCGCCTGCCCGACATCTCCTATGCCGACGTCGCACACGGGCTCGGGCTGGGGGCGATCACCGTGACCGACCCCAACGCGCTCGGCGACGCCTGGGACCAGGCGCTCTGTGGTGACCGGCCCTACCTGATCGACGTGCACTGCGATGCCGACGTACCCCCGGTGCCGCCGCACGCCACCCTCGAGCAGATGACCGCGATGACCCAAGCACTGATCAAGGGGGACCCGAGTCGGTGGGGCGTGATGAAGGAGGGCCTCAAGGTGAAGGCCCAGGAACTCCTGCCGCACCGGGGCGACCAGTGA
- a CDS encoding VOC family protein — protein sequence MATKEEREIGDLRLATVVVNVRDMERATEFWRRAIGYHPADDQQDGHFRTLVHANRTPIVLQLTDRAPSGPVRVHLDLYTQEQQRHVERLIELGAERVDDWPDREESEGPEVVVLRDPDGNEFCVVDTASGSSESQVSEVTNMRGEPEEISPGDATAGYPTGESGSAQEGTAGPLAPPRHNPPEPGNKSAR from the coding sequence ATGGCAACCAAGGAAGAACGCGAGATCGGAGACCTGCGGTTGGCGACGGTCGTCGTCAACGTGCGGGACATGGAGCGCGCAACCGAGTTCTGGAGGCGAGCGATCGGCTATCACCCGGCCGACGACCAGCAGGACGGCCACTTCAGGACGCTCGTCCATGCCAACCGGACGCCGATCGTCCTCCAGCTGACCGACCGCGCGCCGAGCGGACCCGTTCGGGTGCACCTCGACCTCTACACCCAGGAGCAGCAGCGCCACGTGGAGCGGCTCATCGAGCTGGGTGCCGAACGCGTGGATGACTGGCCTGATCGCGAGGAGTCGGAGGGGCCAGAGGTCGTCGTACTGCGGGATCCGGACGGCAACGAGTTCTGCGTTGTCGACACGGCCTCCGGCAGCTCGGAGAGCCAGGTGTCGGAGGTGACCAACATGCGCGGCGAGCCCGAGGAGATCTCGCCCGGCGACGCCACTGCGGGCTATCCGACCGGCGAGAGCGGGTCCGCGCAGGAGGGCACGGCCGGGCCGCTCGCTCCACCGCGACACAACCCTCCCGAGCCGGGCAACAAGTCGGCTCGTTAG
- a CDS encoding ATP-binding cassette domain-containing protein, translated as MSVALVGVGKSYGGTPALRDVDLTFGTGVTGLLGPNGAGKTTLLRIVATGIAADRGDVRLLGLDPHSGHAALTEVRRGLGYLPQELGYPTDMTTFGFVEYVAVLKEWNDKRARHREVRRVLELVDLATLAGKRVAKLSGGQRRRVGLAQALIGNPRLLVLDEPTTGLDPAQRAQLRRTLSVVAHDATVLISTHQTEDVAALCERVVVLAEGQVRFDGTVVDLVGTANGQVWLTDTEVPDAVVTWRTGTGRHRVVGGSRPPQADAAEPTLEDAYLLMLGPQAASPLAAPRSQGADH; from the coding sequence GTGAGCGTCGCACTGGTCGGTGTCGGCAAGTCCTATGGCGGCACCCCTGCGCTCCGCGACGTGGACCTCACCTTCGGCACCGGTGTGACCGGCCTGCTCGGTCCCAACGGGGCAGGCAAGACCACCCTGTTGCGGATCGTGGCCACGGGCATCGCCGCCGACCGAGGCGACGTACGCCTGCTGGGCCTCGACCCCCACTCCGGTCACGCCGCGCTCACCGAGGTACGTCGGGGGTTGGGCTACCTCCCCCAGGAGCTCGGCTATCCCACCGACATGACCACGTTCGGATTCGTCGAATACGTCGCGGTGCTCAAGGAGTGGAACGACAAACGGGCCCGGCACCGCGAAGTGCGCCGGGTCCTGGAACTGGTCGACCTGGCCACCCTGGCCGGCAAACGCGTGGCCAAGCTGAGCGGCGGCCAACGACGACGTGTCGGCCTCGCCCAGGCCCTGATCGGCAACCCGAGACTCCTGGTCCTCGACGAACCCACCACCGGACTCGACCCCGCCCAGCGGGCACAGCTACGGCGCACCCTCTCCGTCGTCGCACACGACGCAACCGTGCTCATCTCCACGCATCAGACCGAGGACGTCGCCGCCCTCTGCGAACGCGTGGTCGTGCTCGCCGAGGGGCAGGTGCGCTTCGACGGCACGGTGGTCGACCTGGTCGGCACCGCCAATGGCCAGGTCTGGCTCACCGACACCGAAGTCCCCGACGCGGTCGTCACCTGGCGCACCGGGACCGGACGGCACCGCGTCGTCGGCGGGAGCCGCCCTCCGCAGGCGGATGCTGCCGAACCAACTCTTGAGGACGCCTACCTGCTGATGCTCGGGCCGCAGGCTGCCAGTCCACTGGCGGCGCCCCGATCCCAGGGCGCTGACCACTGA
- a CDS encoding zf-HC2 domain-containing protein, which translates to MSTTTWHAGPELLQAYVEGRLDAVLGASLERHVDRCAQCRESLSSLVDPSMLDRAWAGVRAGVESPALPRPFRLARRLGLGEPTAILLAATASLRRTWLIGGVIALAFAALATQFAHNAVLWPFLAVAPLIPVIGVAASYGSSEEPFEALAVTTPYGRTRLILARTLAVLAVTVPVAGLLGLTLPGPVWLAASWLGPALAMIPILLALASFTGPRLAAPIVAMLWIGLVLGASRELPQTWPVAASQQLVYLGLALVALVVLAVRSMRTRSIGAVL; encoded by the coding sequence ATGAGCACGACCACCTGGCACGCCGGCCCGGAGTTGTTGCAGGCCTATGTGGAGGGACGACTGGACGCAGTCCTGGGCGCCTCCCTGGAACGCCATGTGGACCGCTGCGCGCAATGCCGGGAATCGTTGAGCTCGCTGGTCGACCCAAGCATGCTCGACAGGGCATGGGCCGGGGTGCGAGCGGGCGTGGAGAGTCCAGCGCTCCCACGCCCGTTCCGGCTCGCCCGCCGACTCGGGCTCGGTGAACCCACCGCGATCCTGCTGGCCGCGACCGCCAGCCTGCGGCGGACCTGGCTGATCGGTGGCGTCATCGCCCTGGCGTTCGCCGCCCTGGCCACCCAGTTCGCGCACAACGCCGTGCTGTGGCCGTTCCTGGCGGTGGCGCCGCTGATCCCCGTGATCGGTGTCGCCGCGTCGTACGGCTCATCCGAGGAGCCCTTCGAGGCACTCGCGGTCACCACGCCCTACGGTCGCACCAGGCTGATCCTGGCGCGGACGCTCGCGGTGTTGGCCGTCACGGTTCCGGTGGCCGGGCTGCTCGGCCTCACCCTGCCCGGACCCGTCTGGTTGGCTGCCAGCTGGCTCGGCCCGGCGCTCGCCATGATCCCGATCCTGCTCGCCCTGGCCAGCTTCACCGGCCCACGCCTGGCCGCCCCGATCGTGGCCATGCTCTGGATCGGCCTCGTCCTTGGCGCCTCGCGCGAGCTGCCCCAGACCTGGCCGGTGGCGGCCAGTCAACAACTCGTCTACCTCGGCCTGGCCCTGGTCGCCCTGGTGGTCCTGGCCGTCCGCTCCATGCGGACCCGAAGCATCGGAGCAGTCCTGTGA
- a CDS encoding sigma-70 family RNA polymerase sigma factor: protein METNGAFLEDAVLLHQAADGDLGAVRELYDRHAPWLTARLMRRCNDREVVLDVVQDTFLAMWQDARKWRNDGDVAGWLWGIAFRRMVSRLRQRKQHVLLPDWDTGTNGLLPAAEDEVLLDIEYGDLGAALRRLSPEFRAVVQACVLDGLTTREASRLLGVRVNTVKTRLHRAKAQLRGSLADMRLEGWQ, encoded by the coding sequence GTGGAGACAAACGGCGCGTTCCTCGAAGACGCCGTCCTGCTGCACCAGGCAGCCGACGGTGATCTCGGCGCGGTCCGCGAGCTCTACGACCGGCACGCCCCGTGGCTCACCGCGCGACTGATGCGCCGCTGCAATGACCGCGAGGTGGTCCTCGACGTCGTCCAGGACACCTTCCTGGCCATGTGGCAGGACGCGCGGAAGTGGCGCAACGACGGCGACGTTGCCGGCTGGCTGTGGGGCATCGCGTTTCGCCGGATGGTCTCGCGACTGCGGCAACGCAAGCAGCACGTGCTGCTGCCCGACTGGGACACCGGCACCAACGGGCTTCTGCCCGCCGCGGAGGACGAGGTGCTGCTCGACATCGAGTACGGCGACCTCGGCGCGGCCCTGCGCCGGCTCTCCCCCGAATTCCGTGCGGTCGTCCAGGCCTGTGTCCTGGATGGCCTCACCACCCGGGAGGCCAGCCGATTGCTGGGCGTCCGGGTCAACACCGTGAAGACCCGCCTGCACCGGGCCAAGGCCCAACTGCGCGGATCGCTTGCCGACATGAGGCTGGAGGGATGGCAATGA
- a CDS encoding DUF2231 domain-containing protein, translating into MNALEPPAPLVRLTLKLEEATALDGAVQAIEPHILKLFGSGIRGSVLRGDWLGHAVHPVLATVVLGSWTSASVLDLIGRGKWAEPAQSLVGTGLLTVGPTAWAGWAEWSTAGPREKRVGLVHAVTNAVAIGTYAGSWIARRRGHHDTGARLALLGAAVAGAGGYLGGHLAAARKVSTHHPVFDAAPPGA; encoded by the coding sequence ATGAACGCCCTCGAACCCCCGGCCCCGCTCGTGCGTCTGACCCTGAAGCTCGAGGAAGCCACCGCCCTCGACGGCGCCGTACAGGCCATCGAGCCACACATCCTCAAGCTCTTCGGGTCCGGGATCCGTGGCTCCGTGCTCCGCGGGGACTGGCTCGGTCATGCGGTCCATCCGGTGCTCGCGACCGTGGTCCTGGGGAGCTGGACCTCGGCCTCCGTGCTCGACCTCATCGGACGGGGCAAGTGGGCCGAACCCGCGCAGAGCCTTGTCGGCACCGGCCTCCTGACTGTCGGACCCACCGCCTGGGCGGGCTGGGCCGAGTGGTCGACTGCTGGCCCGCGAGAGAAACGAGTGGGACTCGTGCACGCGGTGACGAACGCCGTGGCGATCGGAACCTACGCAGGATCGTGGATTGCTCGACGACGCGGCCACCACGACACCGGCGCCCGACTGGCCCTGCTCGGAGCAGCCGTCGCCGGAGCAGGTGGCTATCTGGGTGGACACCTCGCCGCGGCGCGGAAGGTGTCCACCCACCATCCGGTGTTCGACGCGGCCCCGCCCGGGGCCTGA
- a CDS encoding MBL fold metallo-hydrolase: MVTHQPFSRRNLLAAGAALTLGTATAGSASADPRLGASTIAARRKFFGSANVHARTGQVRSDRVILSWFGVTSFAMAIGGQVVLLDAWVPRGPYSDVVPTTPEELVDLRPSHVFIGHGHFDHAADAGLIAAESGAVVVGTAVHCAQIAKQTDTSIRTKVLPITAVGGQANFRFGPRIAVTAIGHPHSTAKAPTGDFPPLLLPPDLTPVLTNPPHLEDLLGFASHVPDKEGGNLLYRFQIGKFSLLWNDSAGPIREFPDAVERLRRLGRPTVHLGAIQGFGQYTNGLRDPIDYIRAARPHLFVPTHHDNWAPPISSPAAGYERPLRKALATLPAGSRPSLRFIADPADYIRPSRLTFVI; encoded by the coding sequence ATGGTCACCCACCAGCCGTTCAGCAGGCGAAACCTCCTCGCCGCTGGCGCTGCCCTCACGCTCGGTACGGCCACCGCTGGAAGCGCCTCGGCGGACCCACGTCTTGGGGCCAGCACCATCGCTGCGCGACGGAAGTTCTTCGGTTCTGCGAACGTGCACGCGCGCACGGGACAGGTGCGCAGCGATCGGGTGATCCTGTCGTGGTTCGGCGTCACCAGCTTCGCGATGGCAATCGGCGGACAAGTCGTCCTCCTGGACGCCTGGGTTCCTCGAGGCCCCTATTCCGATGTGGTCCCGACAACCCCGGAGGAGCTCGTCGACCTCCGGCCGAGCCATGTCTTCATCGGGCACGGTCACTTCGATCACGCCGCGGACGCGGGGCTCATCGCTGCAGAGAGCGGTGCTGTCGTGGTCGGAACTGCGGTCCATTGCGCCCAGATCGCCAAGCAGACGGACACCTCGATCCGAACGAAGGTGCTGCCGATCACCGCCGTGGGTGGACAGGCCAACTTCAGGTTCGGACCACGCATCGCCGTCACGGCCATCGGTCATCCGCACTCGACGGCGAAGGCCCCCACCGGCGACTTCCCGCCACTGCTTCTCCCGCCGGACCTGACCCCGGTGCTGACCAACCCACCCCACCTTGAGGACCTTCTCGGGTTCGCCTCGCACGTGCCCGACAAGGAGGGCGGCAACCTGCTCTACCGGTTCCAGATCGGGAAGTTCTCGCTGCTCTGGAACGACAGTGCTGGGCCGATCCGGGAGTTCCCGGACGCAGTGGAACGCCTGCGACGGCTGGGCCGCCCCACCGTGCACCTGGGCGCCATCCAGGGTTTCGGTCAGTACACCAACGGGCTGCGCGACCCGATCGACTACATCCGTGCCGCTCGTCCGCACCTCTTCGTGCCGACCCATCACGACAACTGGGCACCCCCGATCAGCAGTCCCGCCGCTGGCTACGAACGTCCGTTGCGCAAGGCCCTGGCGACGCTCCCCGCGGGCTCCCGTCCGTCCCTGCGATTCATTGCAGATCCCGCGGACTACATCCGGCCCAGCCGGCTGACCTTCGTGATCTGA